From the genome of Vicia villosa cultivar HV-30 ecotype Madison, WI linkage group LG2, Vvil1.0, whole genome shotgun sequence, one region includes:
- the LOC131650861 gene encoding uncharacterized protein LOC131650861 — MILRAFEIVSGLGINYHKCKLIGINISNSFMEAATNFHSCKMEDNNFLFLGIPIGKDPKKEAMWNPTLDKLKKRLGGWKNQFLYLGDYYRDPIVNCFHFDVHNGYTTPFWESIWLDEESLKNAFSELFESSRLKGVSVGAMGGWIDGIWKWRDFGISVNFLDDAGFKGRIGLLYDRLLLYGGPEEENSMDVVSWEFNNDSVFSVASCYNLYSMNFIPFGSVIKHDEAFRVLWKAEVPFKIKAFGWRLFLDRLPTKELLVYRGISLSLDNLKCVFCGFGIESRNHSFFAYSMVKHIWSEIALWVGKWDSLEEEFLSSFMDWHYFFRLHKVKNSKADVIWLATS, encoded by the exons ATGATTCTTAGAGCTTTTGAAATTGTTTCGGGTCTTGGCATCAATTATCACAAATGTAAATTGATTGGAATTAACATTAGTAACTCTTTTATGGAAGCGGCGACGAATTTTCATTCTTGTAAAATGGAGGATAATAACTTTCTTTTTCTTGGTATTCCTATTGGGAAAGATCCAAAGAAGGAGGCAATGTGGAATCCTACTTTAGACAAATTAAAGAAAAGATTGGGAGGTTGGAAGAATCAGTTTCTTTATTTGGGAG ATTATTATAGGGATCCTATTGTTAATTGTTTCCACTTTGATGTTCATAATGGGTATACTACACCTTTTTGGGAATCTATTTGGTTGGACGAGGAGTCTTTGAAGAATGCTTTTTCGGAGTTGTTTGAATCTTCTCGTCTTAAAGGGGTTTCGGTTGGGGCGATGGGAGGATGGATTGATGGTATATGGAAGTGGAGAGATTTTGGGATTTCCgtgaattttttggatgatgcCGGATTTAAGGGGAGGATCGGTTTGTTATATGACCGGTTGTTGCTCTATGGAGGTCCAGAGGAAGAGAATTCGATGGATGTGGTCTCGTGGGAATTTAATAATGACTCGGTATTCTCGGTGGCCTCGTGCTATAATTTATATTCGATGAATTTTATTCCTTTTGGTTCCGTTATCAAGCATGATGAGGCGTTTCGAGTTCTCTGGAAGGCGGAAGTCCCCTTCAAAATTAAGGCATTTGGATGGAGATTATTTCTAGATAGACTTCCCACTAAGGAGCTtttggtgtatagaggtatttCTCTTTCTCTAGATAATCTcaagtgtgttttttgtggttTTGGTATAGAAAGTAGGAATCACTCTTTTTTTGCGTATAGTATGGTGAAGCACATTTGGTCCGAAATTGCGCTTTGGGTGGGGAAATGGGATAGTTTGGAGGAGGAATTTTTGTCAAGTTTTATGGATTGGCATTACTTTTTTCGGTTACATAAAGTGAAGAATAGTAAGGCGGATGTTATTTGGCTTGCCACATCTTAG